From Halanaerobium saccharolyticum subsp. saccharolyticum DSM 6643:
GGATCAGCTGATAAAAAAGTTTCTTTCTGTTTTAAATCAGGATTACTATTTCTTTTTAGGTAACACAGAGTATATTTTCTCGGCTGAAAAATATGATTTAGAGAAAGTATATCAGTCTATTTATAGGTATAACAAAAATAATTAGTTTTGATTAAATTAATAAGCTATTTTAAAACCCCGTTCCCTTTTAAGTGCTTTAAAAAAAATAGACACTTTAAAAGAAGAACGGGGCTTAATTTATTAGTTAAAAAAATAAAGTATTAACCTAATTATAATATTTAAAAAAATACTTAAAACCAGCATTGTGGCCATTGGAAAGTAGAAAGTAAAATTTTCTCTCTCCACTTTTAAATCACCTGGTAAATTTCCAAACCAGGAAAATGAAGCTCCGGCAAAATAAATTACTGCTCCAACTAAAGCAATTATAAGAGCGAGTATTATCAACAAAATACCAATATTTTTATATTCGTCCATCTGCCAAAACTCCCCTCCTAAAAAATTATTTTAACTTTTTCATCTCTTCAACAACCCAATCTCTAAACTGCTTTTGATCAATTCCTACTGCCAGCTTCACATTTTTTTCAGCTGTATATCTAGCTGCTAAATCGGCGACTGTAGTTCCAGCAGCCGGGCCAGCAAGCGCCACTTCTAAATAAGTTTTTTGAAATTCAAAAATTTCTGGGCGTAAAAGATAGCAGATCGTACAGATATCATGCATCATTAAACCAACAGTTTCTAAATTGCCACCGCGATAGTGGGTAAATAAAGAATAGAGCATTTCTCCTGCCTGACCCAAAGTTTTTATTTCTTCTATATCGTTTTTATTTAAAACGGCTTTGCTGGTTGTTCTCAGACCAAAAATAGTTATTGGCAGCCCTGAGTTAATTACCATCTGAGCTGCATGAGGATCAACTTTAATATTAAACTCAGCACTAGAATTAGTATTGCCGGCGATTGTGGAGCCACCCATAATCACAATTTCTTCTATTTTATCCTTAACTTCGGGATACATGCTTAAAAGTAAAGCTGCATTTGTCAGGGGACCGATTGTAACCAGAGTTATTTTTTCAGCAGCAGCTAAAATTCTATTTTTCATCTCAACTGCAGCATGTTCGGACAGCAGCTGCCTGCTGCTTTCGGGAAAATCATAACCACTCATTCCTGTTTCCCCGTGAAACTGACTTGCATCCTCATACTCTCTTAAAAGAGGTAGAGAATTCCCCCGGGCCAGAGGTGTATCTTTCTCAAAAAAATCTAAAATCTTTTTAGCATTTTCAGTTGTATAATTTAAATTAACATTCCCGGCAACCGTAGTCAGCATTTCTACTTCTAGTTCTGAATTATTTAAGGCAATCGCCAGTGCTGCTGCATCATCTATTCCGGGATCTGTATCTATTATTATTTTTCTTTTCACTAAATCATCTCCTGTTAATCATTAATATATTTATAACCTGCCCCAAGCAGCGTTATCCAGTCAGATTTGACCAGCTATAATTTAACTGTAGTCAGATAGTTATATCCTTCAACTTCAGCCGGGCTTTCACTTAATTTTTCAACTTTAAAATCCTGCTGCTGATGATCTGCAGCCAGCCAGAGGTGAGCCAGAGCAATCCCCATATCAATTTTATTCATTTTTTCATAGAAAAATTTCTTAATAAAGTTGGGCTCTACCTGGTATAAGTGAATCTGGTCTTTTTCTGAAATGAAATACCAGGGCTGTCCATTTGTTGCAGATGGTGCCAGCCTGACTGCTTCTAAGAGATCATAATGCGTTTCACCCTTTTTTATTTCTGAAAGAGATTTACGATCAAAATCTTCAATTGAATCACGGTGGTTTTCTGCTTTAGAATTACCAAAGACTAAAGTTATCACATATTCTAAATCTGACTCTGCTATTATCTCTTTTTTAGGCTTAGCCATTCCAAACCAACAGCTTCCTAAATCATTTTTTGAAAGATATAAATCAAGCTGCTGCAGAACAAAACCTGCATTTAAAAGATAATCACCTTTAGCCTCCGAAAAAAACTGAAGATAATGAGGGGCTTTAATAGGAATTAAACTTTTTACAGCCTCAGAATCAACAATTTTGGTTTCAAATTTAATCTCTGGATCTAAAAGCTCTGCCTTATTTAAAAAATCTTCAATATCCTGCAGCTGATCCTGACTCAGCTTTGCTTGCTCATATTTTCTGACTGACTGGCGTTTATAGATTGTCTGATAAAGTTCAGATTTTAGTTCTTTAGTCATCCTAGACTGATTCATCTTATATCTCTCCTATTGTGTTATTCTTATTATTTAAACTTAAATTAGACAAAAACTGCTCTAAAATAATTTAATAAGCAAGAAGTTCCTGTATATCATCCCAGCTGATAGCTTTAATTGGATTAACATTATTTTCAATTATATTATCAAATAAATCCTGTTTTTTCTGCTGCAG
This genomic window contains:
- a CDS encoding nitroreductase family protein, with the protein product MNQSRMTKELKSELYQTIYKRQSVRKYEQAKLSQDQLQDIEDFLNKAELLDPEIKFETKIVDSEAVKSLIPIKAPHYLQFFSEAKGDYLLNAGFVLQQLDLYLSKNDLGSCWFGMAKPKKEIIAESDLEYVITLVFGNSKAENHRDSIEDFDRKSLSEIKKGETHYDLLEAVRLAPSATNGQPWYFISEKDQIHLYQVEPNFIKKFFYEKMNKIDMGIALAHLWLAADHQQQDFKVEKLSESPAEVEGYNYLTTVKL
- a CDS encoding DUF2905 domain-containing protein; its protein translation is MDEYKNIGILLIILALIIALVGAVIYFAGASFSWFGNLPGDLKVERENFTFYFPMATMLVLSIFLNIIIRLILYFFN
- the rihC gene encoding ribonucleoside hydrolase RihC; translated protein: MKRKIIIDTDPGIDDAAALAIALNNSELEVEMLTTVAGNVNLNYTTENAKKILDFFEKDTPLARGNSLPLLREYEDASQFHGETGMSGYDFPESSRQLLSEHAAVEMKNRILAAAEKITLVTIGPLTNAALLLSMYPEVKDKIEEIVIMGGSTIAGNTNSSAEFNIKVDPHAAQMVINSGLPITIFGLRTTSKAVLNKNDIEEIKTLGQAGEMLYSLFTHYRGGNLETVGLMMHDICTICYLLRPEIFEFQKTYLEVALAGPAAGTTVADLAARYTAEKNVKLAVGIDQKQFRDWVVEEMKKLK